From Algoriphagus sp. NG3, the proteins below share one genomic window:
- a CDS encoding RagB/SusD family nutrient uptake outer membrane protein, with amino-acid sequence MNRFIISIIFISITAIASSCQDDFLERYPLANVSPETFFTTAEELRLYTNSFYTALPSYNAIYGETFDNVVQNTLNDETRGSRVVPASGGGWSWGQLRNINFFLEHSHKCEDLEAVRRYNALARFFRAYFYYDKVRRFGDVPWYNTALNTGDEDLLMKPRDSRVMVIDSVMADLDYAIENLPETKMVDQISKWTALALKSRIALFEGTFRKYHTEFSLPNAEDLLDQSIFASERIMEENVYNVYTSGSGEAYNELFTSPTPKTEEIILAIHYNAELNIYHSANWYTLVASAGRPGLEKKLIDSFLMSDGSRFTDLPDHETMSFYEETQNRDPRLSQIIRTPGYTRKGQSTVLAPNFSVSITGYQPIKYVTEPEHDANLRSTNPLPVFRFGEVLLNYAEAKAERGKISQEDLDLSINRLRERAGMPNLSIMNANADPDVFLSEQYPNVTGANRGLILEIRRERRIELIMEGFRRDDLMRWKEGHLLAEPFMGMYFPGIGEYDLDQSGSIDLVIYEDTMPTGPSGAVFMRLGSEIDLENGDAGGYVWVHKSIPKTFNEDRDYLYPLPTEDLQLNPNLVQNPNW; translated from the coding sequence ATGAACAGATTTATCATTTCAATTATATTTATTTCGATAACTGCAATCGCATCTTCCTGTCAAGATGACTTTCTGGAAAGATACCCGCTAGCGAATGTGTCCCCAGAAACGTTTTTTACCACAGCAGAAGAGCTTCGCCTATATACCAATTCTTTCTACACTGCCCTCCCCTCCTACAATGCTATTTATGGGGAGACATTTGACAATGTAGTACAGAACACACTCAATGACGAGACCAGGGGATCGAGGGTGGTTCCCGCTTCTGGTGGAGGATGGTCATGGGGTCAATTGAGAAATATTAATTTTTTTCTGGAACACTCACATAAATGTGAGGATTTGGAAGCCGTACGCCGGTATAATGCCCTTGCTAGATTCTTCAGGGCTTACTTTTATTATGATAAAGTAAGACGGTTTGGTGACGTACCGTGGTACAATACCGCATTGAACACTGGAGATGAGGATTTGCTGATGAAGCCACGTGACTCACGTGTAATGGTAATTGACTCCGTTATGGCAGATTTGGATTACGCAATTGAAAATCTACCGGAAACAAAAATGGTTGATCAGATTTCCAAATGGACCGCATTGGCACTGAAATCAAGAATTGCACTTTTTGAAGGCACCTTTCGGAAATACCATACGGAATTCAGTTTACCTAATGCAGAAGATTTATTAGATCAAAGCATTTTTGCATCTGAGCGAATTATGGAGGAAAATGTCTATAATGTATATACTTCGGGCAGTGGAGAAGCCTATAATGAACTGTTTACCTCGCCCACACCAAAGACGGAAGAGATTATATTGGCCATACACTACAATGCAGAATTGAATATCTACCATAGTGCCAATTGGTACACCTTGGTAGCTTCGGCAGGAAGACCGGGATTGGAAAAAAAACTGATAGATAGTTTTCTTATGAGTGACGGGAGCAGATTTACGGATTTGCCTGATCATGAGACCATGTCGTTCTATGAGGAAACCCAAAATCGGGATCCTCGCCTATCTCAGATCATCCGAACTCCAGGATATACCAGGAAAGGCCAATCAACAGTTTTAGCTCCAAACTTCTCAGTTTCGATTACAGGATATCAACCGATCAAGTACGTGACAGAACCTGAGCATGATGCCAATCTCAGATCCACTAATCCCTTACCGGTTTTTCGGTTCGGGGAGGTTTTGCTCAACTATGCCGAGGCAAAGGCAGAGCGGGGGAAAATCTCTCAGGAAGACCTGGATCTTTCCATAAACCGGTTACGTGAACGGGCGGGGATGCCTAATCTATCTATTATGAATGCCAATGCCGATCCTGATGTTTTTCTAAGTGAGCAATATCCCAATGTAACAGGAGCAAATAGAGGGTTGATTCTAGAAATTCGGCGAGAAAGACGAATAGAACTCATAATGGAGGGATTTAGGAGAGATGATCTCATGAGATGGAAAGAAGGCCACTTATTGGCAGAACCATTTATGGGCATGTATTTTCCAGGTATAGGTGAATATGATCTTGATCAATCTGGGAGTATAGATTTGGTGATTTATGAAGACACTATGCCCACTGGCCCCTCCGGTGCAGTTTTTATGCGTTTAGGCTCTGAAATAGATTTAGAAAATGGAGATGCAGGTGGATATGTATGGGTGCATAAAAGCATCCCAAAGACATTTAATGAAGATAGGGATTACCTATACCCCTTGCCTACAGAAGATCTGCAGCTGAATCCAAACCTAGTACAAAACCCGAATTGGTAA
- a CDS encoding 1-acyl-sn-glycerol-3-phosphate acyltransferase: MKYLINFILRLLVKVALKGYFKTIVVDGKENIPKNVPVILVANHQNALIDPLLLATHTTLNPYFLTRASVFKKSIVAKMLNFIRMLPVYRVRDGFATIQQNQGTFDQTYEVLRKNGTVIIFAEGSHSLIRNLRPLSKGFTRMAFGLKEKYPETTPVILPVALDFSAHKRSGSKARLTFGEAIPVDMPSSKSGLLTKSVEKAVKNLVVEIPEETYEQDLARLIENDVDLTSRADVKLFLESGEVPNPVSEPSGLKNKLMKIFHFPLYWLWLWKRPSVQDPVFFSTWKFLIGFTLAPFYYLFLLWLAMDTPVGSWALAFLIMAWITLIGNRNPQE; this comes from the coding sequence ATGAAATACCTCATAAATTTTATCCTTCGACTGCTCGTAAAAGTAGCACTGAAGGGATATTTTAAGACTATAGTCGTGGATGGCAAGGAAAACATCCCCAAAAATGTCCCGGTTATTTTAGTCGCAAACCATCAAAACGCCCTAATTGACCCCCTACTTCTGGCTACTCACACTACACTGAATCCTTACTTTCTCACAAGGGCGTCAGTATTCAAAAAATCGATTGTAGCCAAAATGCTGAATTTCATCCGTATGCTGCCGGTTTACCGGGTACGTGACGGTTTTGCTACCATTCAGCAAAACCAAGGCACTTTCGACCAGACATACGAAGTACTCAGGAAAAACGGTACGGTAATAATTTTTGCAGAAGGCAGCCATAGCCTTATTCGCAACCTTCGCCCATTAAGTAAGGGATTTACAAGAATGGCTTTTGGCCTAAAGGAAAAATACCCAGAAACAACACCTGTAATCCTGCCTGTGGCATTGGATTTCTCTGCCCACAAAAGATCAGGAAGCAAGGCAAGATTGACTTTTGGAGAGGCGATTCCTGTAGATATGCCCTCTTCTAAATCCGGACTGCTAACCAAATCTGTAGAAAAGGCTGTAAAAAATCTGGTGGTGGAAATCCCAGAAGAGACTTATGAGCAAGACTTGGCAAGACTCATAGAAAATGATGTGGATCTGACCAGTAGAGCTGATGTCAAACTGTTCTTGGAAAGCGGAGAAGTTCCAAATCCTGTATCCGAACCTTCTGGCCTGAAGAATAAGCTGATGAAAATATTCCACTTCCCACTTTATTGGCTTTGGCTATGGAAAAGACCAAGTGTGCAAGATCCTGTTTTCTTCTCTACCTGGAAGTTTTTGATCGGCTTTACCTTAGCACCCTTCTATTACCTGTTTCTGCTTTGGCTGGCCATGGATACCCCGGTGGGATCTTGGGCTTTGGCATTTTTGATAATGGCCTGGATTACTCTTATTGGAAATAGAAATCCCCAGGAATAA
- a CDS encoding DUF3307 domain-containing protein, translating to MLILIKLILAHLIGDFLLQPTSWVKEKEKRKSSSPKLYLHVLIHGLLATLLLWDIHQWPIVISVLAAHLLIDLAKLYGQNKKTRTVWFIADQAMHLISLVLIWVIFGQVTVDFSSILQDTKILSLITLVLFLTQPASIILSAVLKKWADAIPSQPGQSLQDAGKYIGILERLFVFGFIVTGHWEAVGFLIAAKSVFRFGDLRKSKERKLTEYILIGTLLSFGIAMLSGLIFLSISN from the coding sequence ATGCTAATTCTAATAAAACTGATCCTGGCCCACCTCATCGGTGATTTTCTGCTACAGCCTACCTCTTGGGTAAAAGAGAAGGAAAAACGTAAATCCTCCTCGCCCAAGCTTTATCTCCATGTGCTGATCCACGGGCTTTTAGCAACGCTACTCCTTTGGGATATCCATCAATGGCCTATTGTGATCAGCGTACTGGCAGCACATCTACTAATCGATCTGGCTAAACTCTACGGACAGAATAAAAAAACAAGGACTGTCTGGTTTATTGCCGATCAAGCAATGCACCTAATCAGTTTAGTGCTCATTTGGGTAATATTCGGCCAGGTTACAGTAGATTTCAGTTCTATACTACAGGATACTAAAATTCTTTCCCTGATCACTTTAGTACTGTTTCTCACCCAGCCGGCATCAATAATCCTATCTGCTGTGCTCAAAAAATGGGCAGATGCCATTCCTTCCCAACCTGGACAGTCTCTGCAGGATGCCGGTAAATACATCGGTATTTTAGAAAGACTGTTTGTTTTTGGCTTTATCGTCACAGGGCATTGGGAAGCAGTGGGTTTCCTTATCGCAGCCAAGTCCGTATTTAGATTTGGGGATTTACGCAAATCCAAGGAACGGAAACTCACCGAATACATCCTCATAGGAACCCTCCTTAGCTTTGGTATCGCCATGCTATCTGGACTTATCTTTCTATCTATCAGCAATTAA
- a CDS encoding bile acid:sodium symporter family protein, whose protein sequence is MDPSSELDTIQLNFSPSDLLLLNLALALIMYGVALDLRIEDFKYLAKNPKGFFLGVFSQFILLPFLTWCLVLLMKPPPSVALGMFLVAACPGGNVSNFLSSLANGNTALSVSLTAFSSILCIVSTPLNFALWAGNYVPTSTLLREISLDYTDAFSTVALILGIPLLLGILTHTYAPAIAERASKILKPLSILIFAAFVVIAFAGNFDLFTKYISLIFLWVLAHNFVALGTGFFTGKVFKLPLEDIKTMTIETGIQNSGLGLVLIFTYFDGLGGMAIITAWWGIWHLISGMCIASLWKSKI, encoded by the coding sequence ATGGATCCAAGCTCAGAACTGGATACTATCCAGCTTAATTTTTCGCCAAGCGATCTGCTCCTGCTCAATCTGGCACTCGCGCTGATCATGTATGGTGTGGCTTTAGATTTAAGGATAGAAGATTTTAAATACCTAGCCAAAAACCCGAAAGGCTTCTTTTTGGGCGTATTTTCGCAGTTTATTCTCCTGCCCTTTCTCACCTGGTGCCTAGTGTTGCTTATGAAGCCGCCTCCCTCGGTGGCTCTGGGGATGTTTTTGGTGGCTGCCTGTCCCGGAGGAAATGTGTCAAATTTCCTTTCGAGCCTGGCTAATGGAAATACAGCATTATCTGTCAGTCTGACTGCATTTTCCAGTATTCTTTGCATCGTAAGCACCCCACTGAATTTTGCACTATGGGCAGGCAACTACGTCCCCACATCCACCTTACTGAGAGAAATAAGTCTTGACTATACAGATGCATTCAGTACAGTGGCGTTGATACTGGGTATACCTTTGCTCCTGGGTATCCTCACACACACATACGCTCCTGCAATTGCCGAAAGAGCTTCAAAAATCCTCAAACCCCTGAGCATACTGATCTTCGCGGCTTTTGTCGTGATTGCATTTGCAGGGAACTTTGATCTGTTCACAAAATACATTTCCCTTATTTTCCTTTGGGTATTAGCACATAATTTCGTGGCTTTAGGAACAGGATTTTTCACAGGAAAAGTATTCAAGCTGCCCCTTGAAGATATAAAAACCATGACTATAGAGACTGGTATCCAAAACTCAGGTTTGGGGCTGGTTTTGATTTTTACGTACTTTGATGGCCTTGGTGGAATGGCTATAATTACGGCCTGGTGGGGAATCTGGCACCTAATCTCAGGCATGTGCATCGCAAGTCTTTGGAAATCAAAAATCTGA
- a CDS encoding PmoA family protein: MISNKKKYFNYCAVLALSAISLACTASDKNVETEQESEEMEERIELIHDEVAKKVDVIIDGKFFTSYIYPDSLEKPVLYPINTANGHAITRGWPVTPRPGERVDHPHHLGLWFNYGDVNGLDFWNNSSAITDKTKYGHIVHKSINSIKNGNEEGVLEVSMDWVNNKGEVLLTEKATFIFSGKDDQRTIDRIATLTAPNAQVKMTDNKEGMLGLRTARQLEHPSDKPEIFTDATGKATDVPTMNNEGITGMYLSSEGVEGHDVWGTRGEWVSLTGKIEGENISVAILDFPSNPGYPTYWHARGYGLFAANPLGQKALSDGKEELNFTLEKGETATFKYRIVISSNDMIKDGQVSRDYAQWVK, from the coding sequence ATGATATCAAATAAGAAAAAATACTTTAACTATTGTGCTGTACTTGCCTTATCAGCAATTAGTCTTGCGTGTACAGCGAGTGATAAAAACGTAGAAACCGAACAGGAATCAGAGGAAATGGAAGAAAGAATAGAGTTAATACATGATGAGGTCGCCAAGAAAGTCGATGTCATCATTGACGGGAAGTTTTTTACTTCATATATCTATCCTGATTCACTGGAAAAGCCTGTTCTGTATCCAATCAACACTGCCAACGGACATGCCATCACCCGGGGATGGCCGGTTACTCCCCGACCTGGAGAGCGTGTGGACCATCCGCATCATCTCGGGCTTTGGTTTAATTATGGAGATGTGAATGGCCTGGATTTTTGGAACAACTCGTCTGCCATTACAGACAAAACCAAGTATGGACATATTGTCCACAAGTCTATCAACTCCATTAAAAACGGAAACGAAGAAGGGGTATTGGAGGTGAGTATGGATTGGGTGAACAATAAAGGAGAAGTACTTTTGACTGAGAAGGCCACCTTTATATTCAGCGGAAAAGACGATCAGCGAACAATAGACCGCATAGCTACCCTGACCGCCCCAAATGCCCAAGTGAAGATGACTGACAATAAAGAAGGGATGCTAGGACTACGGACAGCCAGACAGCTGGAGCATCCATCTGATAAGCCTGAGATTTTCACTGATGCGACAGGAAAAGCTACTGATGTGCCTACTATGAACAATGAAGGTATTACGGGCATGTATCTGAGCAGTGAAGGAGTAGAAGGCCATGACGTATGGGGGACTAGGGGAGAGTGGGTGAGTCTCACAGGTAAAATCGAGGGTGAGAATATCTCCGTTGCTATTCTTGATTTTCCTTCTAATCCTGGCTATCCTACCTACTGGCATGCCAGGGGTTATGGCTTGTTTGCCGCAAATCCCTTAGGTCAAAAAGCCTTGAGCGATGGAAAAGAAGAACTTAATTTTACACTTGAAAAAGGCGAAACTGCTACATTCAAATACAGAATTGTAATTTCTTCCAATGATATGATCAAAGATGGGCAGGTAAGCCGTGATTATGCGCAGTGGGTTAAGTAG
- a CDS encoding endonuclease/exonuclease/phosphatase family protein — MRIIRNLKIYIPLFILLQCCSISTTSAQEPTELKVMSFNIRMNYTDDGPNNWEHRREWIADMVNHYSPDIIGIQEGYYPQYIDMVDMLSEYEGIGPKEGWQGAESVAIFYRKDHFHLLDSATFWLSETPQMQGPGWDAELRRTAIWGAFQDKITKQKFIFFSTHFDHKGDIARTESVKLLKRKIKEVAGSLPAIIVGDFNLRPESSYYSLLIKEEESLATLYDAITNAHHTYGPDWTVNSFGGVPVEKRGKIDYIFTNQPLPVSHYVNICEQRGDVFLSDHNPQLATFIVDWH; from the coding sequence ATGAGAATAATAAGAAATCTGAAAATCTACATACCTCTCTTTATACTGTTGCAGTGCTGCTCTATTAGTACTACTTCCGCACAAGAACCGACTGAACTTAAAGTGATGAGTTTTAATATTAGGATGAACTATACCGATGATGGCCCGAATAATTGGGAACACCGCAGAGAATGGATCGCAGATATGGTCAACCATTATTCTCCTGATATAATTGGCATCCAAGAGGGGTACTACCCTCAATATATAGATATGGTCGATATGCTTTCAGAATATGAAGGCATAGGTCCTAAAGAAGGCTGGCAAGGAGCGGAATCGGTAGCTATATTCTATCGCAAAGACCATTTCCATCTTCTGGATTCTGCCACATTCTGGTTATCAGAAACGCCGCAAATGCAAGGGCCAGGATGGGATGCGGAATTGCGAAGAACTGCTATCTGGGGAGCTTTTCAGGATAAAATCACCAAACAAAAGTTTATCTTTTTCTCCACGCATTTCGATCATAAAGGGGATATTGCCCGTACCGAAAGTGTAAAATTGCTAAAGCGAAAGATAAAGGAAGTTGCGGGAAGCTTACCTGCTATCATTGTTGGAGATTTTAACCTGCGGCCTGAAAGCTCCTATTATTCTTTATTAATCAAAGAAGAGGAATCCTTAGCTACCCTGTATGATGCCATCACTAACGCTCACCATACCTATGGCCCGGATTGGACTGTTAATTCGTTTGGCGGAGTGCCTGTCGAGAAAAGGGGGAAAATCGATTACATTTTCACCAATCAACCTTTGCCAGTTTCACACTATGTAAATATCTGCGAGCAACGGGGAGATGTCTTTCTTTCAGACCATAATCCTCAGCTAGCCACATTTATAGTGGATTGGCATTAA
- a CDS encoding sugar phosphate isomerase/epimerase family protein has translation MSNSRRDFLQKTTAASLGLAALQFPIEAFSRAKTRMKFGLVTYQWGRDWDLPTLIANCEKAGVQGVELRTEHAHGVETSLSATERAEVKQRFKDSKVTCLGYGSNFEYHSPDPDVLRKNIEGSKEYIKLCKDIGATGIKVKPNNLPEGVPKEKTISQIATSFNEVGKFAAEYGQLVRVEVHGHLTQELPNMKAIFDQVTEPAVKICWNCNDEDLLPPGLEENFNSVKKWFGDTVHVREFNEGDYPYGELFTLFNAINYDGWILMEARTEPADRVAALQEQLVLFNQLAGA, from the coding sequence ATGAGTAATTCCAGAAGGGATTTTTTACAGAAGACTACAGCTGCAAGCTTAGGATTGGCAGCTTTGCAATTTCCAATAGAAGCCTTTTCCAGGGCTAAAACCCGAATGAAATTCGGTCTGGTCACTTATCAATGGGGGAGGGACTGGGACTTACCTACACTAATCGCAAATTGTGAAAAGGCTGGAGTACAAGGTGTGGAGCTAAGAACTGAGCATGCTCATGGAGTGGAGACAAGTCTGAGCGCAACAGAGCGAGCCGAAGTGAAGCAGCGTTTTAAAGATAGTAAAGTGACCTGCCTGGGGTATGGGAGCAATTTTGAATACCACAGCCCGGATCCTGATGTTTTAAGAAAAAATATAGAAGGCAGCAAAGAATACATCAAGCTGTGCAAGGATATAGGCGCTACCGGGATCAAAGTAAAACCAAATAACCTCCCAGAGGGAGTGCCCAAAGAGAAAACCATCTCCCAGATCGCAACTTCTTTTAATGAAGTGGGGAAATTTGCTGCTGAATACGGACAGCTGGTGCGGGTGGAAGTACATGGCCACTTGACCCAGGAACTTCCAAATATGAAAGCAATTTTTGATCAGGTGACTGAGCCTGCAGTGAAGATATGCTGGAATTGCAACGATGAAGACCTTTTACCCCCAGGTTTGGAAGAGAATTTCAATTCAGTAAAAAAATGGTTCGGTGATACTGTCCATGTGCGGGAGTTCAACGAAGGAGACTATCCCTACGGAGAACTTTTCACATTGTTCAATGCTATCAATTACGACGGATGGATCTTGATGGAAGCCCGAACCGAACCTGCTGACCGGGTAGCTGCACTACAAGAACAATTGGTTCTGTTCAATCAATTGGCGGGAGCGTAA
- a CDS encoding SusC/RagA family TonB-linked outer membrane protein has protein sequence MQTFTPKTGLKFLFILLIFIWWAAPSIAQQENKLRQTISLDFKNEQVEKVLQEIQKQAGVTFTYDKSALKEVKIREANFKSAPVSQVLDYLKNETQLDFIPLSSTIVVQKAKDPVAETTQNQAERIISGNVIDEDGEAIPGVTVVLKGTLVGTNTDTDGHFSLQAPETGGTLVFSFVGYLSQEIQISNSSIINITLLEDTKSLDEVVVVGYGTQKKINLTGAVDQVSSEVLENRPVNNISQMLQGTMPNVNVTFSGGQPGQGGSINIRGNTSINGGSPLILIDGVAGDINRINPRDVESISVLKDAAASAIYGARAAYGVILVTTKAGQKGGMRIQYDNNFSWSTPTSRTDYITTGYDAAKLNDDAFRNATGTPYTMYTEEDYEQLLLRRNDKTEHPDRPWVVVSNRTGRDQYMYYGNWDWWNTTFTDVQSGVDHNLSVFGSSDKIEYRLSGRYNAKEGIMKVNPDQYRTFNFRSKVNANVNDWLTISNNTQFNNTNYSYYGREGGANHNFESIRSHALPSYAPRNPDGTAFATTGLNSYAVAVFPQLLQGTMRGEQNGYELNTITNAEINLGQYWKITGSYAYNLFVGSSYFRGTKTPYSLHPGELLEVPNYQIDQLKETNTINQYQAINLYTTYNRAFGDHNLGAVVGFNQEEQTYKPISASRMDLLSLTLNDLNLGTGDMMVGGGASEWALRGLFYRLNYDYDSRYLLEFAGRYDGTSRFSKANRFGFFPSLSAGWRISEEAFFEPIREVVNNLKFRGSYGSLGNQQVSTYAYISTMPMGNSTYLIDNALTRYIGAPAPIADDFTWEQAITSNVGLDADFMKNRLTFSLDLFQRLTKNMLTSGRSLPNVFGASEPRENAADLKTTGFELSVQWRDHIGTGSKQLTYHVQLMLSDYTAQITRFDNPTKLLSNFYEGQTLGELWGYRVDGFFKTDEEALAYEVDQSFVNRQRLRAPGESSQLRAGNIKFLDLNGDGVINNGSNTLDDHGDLEVIGNTQPRYSYGANLGANWNGIDISIFLQGIGRQHWYPGNDAADFWGPYSRPYQSFIPKFFMDEVWSEDNPDTYYPRLRGYTALNPNGELSSINNRYLQNLAYLRVKNLQIGYSLPSKLTEKLRISACRIYVSGENILTFTKLQNDYIDPEMAIANISMNSVNGINNNTSGNARVYPFSKTYSMGLNVTF, from the coding sequence ATGCAAACATTTACTCCAAAGACAGGATTAAAGTTTCTGTTTATCCTGTTAATTTTTATTTGGTGGGCAGCACCTTCAATAGCCCAGCAGGAAAACAAGCTTAGACAAACAATTAGTTTAGATTTTAAAAATGAGCAGGTTGAAAAAGTCCTGCAAGAGATTCAAAAACAAGCAGGTGTAACTTTTACCTATGATAAATCTGCTTTAAAGGAAGTTAAAATTCGGGAAGCAAATTTCAAATCTGCACCTGTAAGCCAGGTATTGGATTATTTAAAAAATGAAACTCAGCTGGATTTCATCCCACTATCAAGCACCATAGTAGTACAGAAGGCAAAAGATCCAGTAGCAGAAACTACTCAAAACCAAGCAGAAAGAATTATTTCAGGAAATGTAATTGATGAAGATGGGGAAGCTATTCCGGGAGTAACTGTGGTATTAAAAGGCACATTAGTAGGGACGAATACTGACACGGATGGTCACTTCTCACTTCAGGCACCGGAAACCGGGGGAACCTTGGTTTTTTCCTTTGTAGGATACTTAAGTCAGGAAATACAGATTTCAAATTCGAGTATTATCAACATTACCCTTCTTGAAGACACCAAATCACTGGATGAGGTGGTGGTAGTGGGCTATGGAACCCAAAAGAAGATAAATCTTACGGGTGCTGTAGATCAAGTTTCATCTGAAGTTCTGGAAAACCGTCCTGTGAATAACATTTCACAGATGCTACAAGGTACTATGCCTAATGTGAATGTGACTTTTTCGGGCGGACAGCCTGGACAAGGAGGCTCAATCAACATTCGGGGAAATACTTCTATCAACGGCGGAAGCCCGCTTATTTTAATCGACGGAGTCGCAGGAGATATCAACCGGATCAATCCGCGTGATGTGGAATCTATATCCGTGCTCAAAGATGCTGCAGCCTCAGCAATCTATGGAGCCCGGGCAGCTTATGGGGTTATTTTGGTGACGACTAAAGCCGGCCAAAAAGGAGGTATGCGTATCCAGTATGACAATAATTTCAGCTGGTCAACACCAACATCCCGCACCGATTATATCACCACTGGCTACGATGCCGCAAAACTCAATGATGATGCATTTAGGAACGCTACGGGCACACCCTACACGATGTACACTGAAGAAGATTATGAGCAGCTTCTACTTCGCCGGAATGACAAAACAGAGCATCCTGATCGACCATGGGTAGTCGTAAGCAACAGAACTGGTCGTGACCAATACATGTATTATGGTAATTGGGATTGGTGGAACACCACTTTTACCGATGTACAGAGCGGTGTTGATCACAATTTGAGTGTTTTTGGCAGTTCTGATAAGATAGAATATCGGCTTTCTGGTAGATACAATGCCAAAGAAGGCATTATGAAAGTGAACCCTGACCAGTATAGGACATTCAACTTCAGGAGTAAGGTAAATGCTAATGTTAATGATTGGCTGACTATCAGTAATAATACCCAATTCAATAATACTAACTATTCTTATTACGGTAGAGAAGGTGGGGCCAATCACAACTTTGAGTCCATCCGTTCCCATGCCCTGCCCAGCTATGCCCCTCGCAACCCAGATGGGACCGCATTTGCCACTACAGGGTTAAATTCCTACGCTGTCGCAGTATTTCCACAACTTCTCCAAGGGACAATGAGGGGGGAGCAAAACGGATATGAACTTAATACCATCACAAACGCTGAAATTAACTTAGGCCAATATTGGAAAATCACCGGTAGTTACGCTTACAATCTTTTTGTTGGTTCTTCCTACTTTCGAGGAACAAAAACCCCGTATTCGCTTCACCCAGGAGAACTTCTTGAGGTACCCAATTATCAAATTGATCAGCTGAAAGAAACGAACACCATCAATCAGTATCAGGCAATCAACTTATATACAACTTACAATCGGGCATTTGGGGATCATAATCTAGGTGCCGTGGTAGGCTTTAACCAGGAGGAGCAAACCTACAAGCCTATATCAGCTTCACGGATGGATTTACTATCCCTGACACTGAATGATCTCAACTTAGGCACCGGAGATATGATGGTGGGTGGAGGTGCAAGTGAATGGGCTCTCAGAGGATTATTTTATCGTCTGAATTACGATTACGACAGCAGATACCTTCTTGAGTTCGCAGGTAGATATGATGGCACCTCCAGATTTAGCAAAGCAAATAGGTTTGGATTTTTTCCTTCATTATCTGCAGGATGGAGGATCAGTGAGGAGGCATTTTTTGAACCTATCCGGGAAGTGGTTAATAATCTAAAATTCCGTGGATCGTATGGCTCATTGGGCAACCAACAAGTCAGCACATATGCGTATATCTCCACCATGCCTATGGGCAACTCTACTTATCTGATTGATAACGCACTTACACGCTACATTGGTGCTCCAGCTCCAATTGCTGATGATTTTACTTGGGAGCAGGCTATCACCTCTAATGTAGGGTTGGATGCGGATTTCATGAAAAACAGGCTAACCTTTTCCTTAGACCTTTTCCAAAGGCTAACCAAAAACATGCTCACTTCAGGACGATCCCTGCCCAATGTTTTTGGAGCCTCAGAACCCCGGGAAAATGCAGCGGATCTGAAAACCACTGGTTTTGAATTGTCTGTCCAATGGAGAGATCATATTGGAACAGGGAGTAAGCAGTTAACCTACCATGTCCAATTAATGCTAAGTGACTACACTGCGCAAATAACGCGCTTTGATAATCCTACCAAGTTACTTTCTAACTTCTACGAGGGACAGACCTTAGGTGAGCTATGGGGATACCGAGTGGATGGTTTTTTCAAGACAGACGAGGAAGCGCTGGCTTACGAAGTTGATCAAAGTTTTGTAAACAGGCAGCGGCTAAGGGCCCCTGGAGAGTCAAGTCAACTCAGGGCTGGCAATATTAAGTTCTTGGACTTGAATGGGGATGGGGTAATAAATAACGGTTCAAATACGCTCGATGACCATGGTGACTTAGAGGTAATAGGGAACACGCAGCCCAGATATAGTTATGGGGCAAATTTAGGAGCTAATTGGAACGGAATTGACATTTCCATATTCCTCCAAGGAATAGGCAGACAACATTGGTATCCAGGGAATGATGCGGCTGATTTTTGGGGGCCCTATTCCCGGCCATACCAATCTTTTATTCCCAAGTTTTTTATGGACGAGGTATGGTCCGAAGATAATCCAGACACATATTATCCGAGATTAAGAGGATATACAGCCCTGAATCCTAATGGAGAGCTATCCTCTATCAACAATAGGTACCTACAAAACCTTGCCTATTTACGGGTAAAAAACCTTCAGATCGGATACTCCTTGCCTAGCAAATTGACAGAAAAGCTGAGAATCAGTGCCTGCCGTATCTATGTAAGTGGAGAGAACATACTGACATTCACAAAATTGCAAAATGACTATATAGATCCTGAGATGGCCATTGCCAATATTTCCATGAACAGCGTAAATGGGATCAACAATAACACCTCAGGAAATGCCCGTGTGTATCCCTTTAGCAAGACTTATTCCATGGGATTAAACGTGACATTTTAA